Proteins co-encoded in one Funiculus sociatus GB2-C1 genomic window:
- a CDS encoding helix-turn-helix domain-containing protein, giving the protein MPRPKKNKQAGEAFKKLLKEKGFTQYKLEQVTGLDKGLISKIATGQTAEPKPTTLEKIATALGVELGELTKIFVQPPMRLQTSQSAEEPLPQQTDTAEETTGVNSDSVGVESMIAESASEDIEVLVQKVRSHFDKKIRDECETLCTFNLLYTPMRGNLSRIYVQTKLNESQGFGSTEFSQERQLWNEVVLRNPKLMVLGKPGAGKTTLLQYIAIHCDEIEFQPKLVPVFVSLKTLAENARGADEIDLLSYIRKKYCRVGVSELELEILLSNGMFLFLLDGLDEVTEEKIHVVGQEIYKLIDEYRDNRFIVSCRKEFQSYKSKYFSNFTFCKVADLEQQQIEEFIQSWFNEVTVDTQRKRSIKATQLIDKLRLRKNQRIRELADTPLLLHLICLIFQNKCDLPSKRVDLYKEGIDLLLEKWNQFNERTQIEVPNIDLVELRKVLRQIAAITFEEGKFSFEEAEILPFLENCSSALYNIELLSGLLVKKTWKIYAFSHQTFQEYLTVEKLVVSQKGWHKILTHIAETRWREIFFMIVEILPNLQDFLRFFAENLPSYQQGWRLILTHLAEPRWREVFFRMLGALPNTEEFMLLIKQNFYKLEVKNIETNPSDEKFLRLVEKAFCFLEKGNNNCNQDALRNDLYLSSHNNPYWAIPLISDMDCQEFLIQANRNYKAATTPYKPAAVRAFYLSCSIILTDFLDFHDIEPGYRWSWIDNENGFELAFSIDSNLRRILKLGNSFECDIEVDYRLVRAFTISSELADWCVFGQIKISDLSEVYKLNCELEQKLYFNIPQTISHNFEVIMLIQKLKNELPSLNEKLEEVVDWWKYNGGEWAEELRDIIMEYRHIGYDWTFERRFLYDKSFEVLEQYYQANKLLMDCLNNSRVNPEVRSRIEDNLFIPLDSSLT; this is encoded by the coding sequence GTGCCAAGACCTAAGAAAAATAAGCAAGCTGGAGAGGCATTTAAGAAATTACTGAAAGAAAAAGGCTTCACGCAGTACAAGCTTGAGCAAGTAACTGGTTTAGATAAAGGTCTTATCAGTAAGATTGCAACTGGACAGACGGCTGAACCTAAACCAACAACTCTTGAAAAGATAGCGACGGCATTGGGAGTTGAACTGGGGGAACTAACAAAGATATTTGTTCAACCACCAATGCGATTGCAGACATCACAATCAGCAGAAGAGCCACTACCTCAACAGACAGATACCGCAGAAGAAACAACAGGAGTGAACTCTGATTCTGTCGGGGTTGAGAGTATGATCGCAGAGTCCGCTTCAGAGGATATAGAGGTACTGGTGCAGAAAGTGCGATCGCATTTCGATAAGAAAATCCGAGACGAGTGCGAAACCTTATGTACGTTCAATCTGCTCTATACTCCCATGCGGGGGAATCTCAGCAGAATTTATGTTCAGACTAAGCTCAATGAATCTCAAGGCTTCGGTTCAACGGAGTTTAGTCAGGAACGGCAATTATGGAATGAGGTAGTGCTGAGAAACCCTAAGCTGATGGTGTTGGGTAAACCAGGTGCGGGAAAAACTACCTTACTGCAATATATTGCTATTCATTGTGATGAGATTGAGTTTCAACCCAAGCTTGTACCTGTTTTTGTTAGCCTGAAAACCTTGGCTGAAAATGCCAGAGGTGCGGATGAAATTGATTTACTAAGTTATATCCGCAAAAAATATTGCCGTGTTGGGGTTTCAGAGCTGGAACTGGAAATATTACTTAGTAACGGAATGTTCCTATTTTTGCTAGATGGTTTAGATGAGGTTACGGAAGAAAAAATCCACGTTGTCGGTCAAGAGATTTATAAGTTAATTGACGAGTATAGAGACAATCGATTTATCGTTAGTTGTCGAAAAGAGTTTCAATCTTACAAGTCTAAGTACTTTAGTAACTTTACCTTCTGTAAAGTAGCAGATCTTGAACAACAGCAAATTGAAGAATTTATACAAAGCTGGTTTAACGAGGTTACGGTAGATACGCAAAGGAAGAGGTCAATCAAAGCAACTCAGTTAATTGATAAGCTGAGACTCCGAAAAAATCAGCGAATTCGAGAGCTGGCTGATACACCCCTATTACTACATCTGATTTGCTTGATTTTCCAAAATAAATGTGATTTGCCTTCTAAACGAGTTGACCTTTACAAAGAAGGGATAGACCTGCTGCTAGAGAAATGGAATCAATTTAATGAGCGTACTCAGATAGAAGTACCTAATATAGATTTAGTTGAGTTGAGAAAGGTTTTAAGGCAGATAGCTGCTATTACTTTTGAGGAGGGCAAGTTTTCTTTTGAAGAAGCGGAAATTTTGCCGTTTCTCGAAAACTGTTCTAGTGCTTTGTATAACATTGAATTATTATCTGGATTATTGGTAAAGAAAACATGGAAAATATACGCATTTTCTCATCAGACTTTTCAAGAGTATTTGACTGTTGAAAAATTAGTTGTATCTCAAAAAGGCTGGCATAAAATACTCACGCATATAGCGGAAACACGGTGGCGTGAAATCTTTTTTATGATAGTCGAAATACTGCCAAATCTTCAGGATTTTTTGCGTTTTTTTGCTGAAAATTTACCAAGTTATCAGCAAGGTTGGCGGTTGATACTCACCCATTTAGCAGAACCACGATGGCGTGAAGTCTTTTTTAGGATGCTAGGAGCCTTGCCAAATACTGAAGAATTTATGCTATTAATCAAACAGAATTTTTATAAGCTAGAAGTTAAAAATATTGAAACAAACCCAAGTGATGAGAAGTTTTTGCGCTTAGTAGAAAAAGCTTTCTGTTTTTTAGAAAAAGGTAACAATAATTGCAATCAAGATGCATTAAGAAATGATTTATATTTATCTTCGCATAACAATCCATACTGGGCAATTCCATTAATCAGTGACATGGACTGCCAAGAGTTTCTTATACAAGCAAATCGGAACTATAAGGCGGCTACCACTCCCTATAAACCAGCAGCAGTTCGAGCATTTTATTTGAGCTGTAGTATTATCCTTACTGATTTTCTTGATTTCCACGACATTGAACCCGGTTATAGATGGAGTTGGATTGATAATGAGAATGGCTTTGAATTGGCTTTTTCTATTGACTCCAACCTTCGTCGTATTTTAAAACTTGGTAATAGTTTTGAATGTGACATTGAGGTTGACTATCGTCTTGTTCGTGCATTTACAATTTCTAGTGAATTAGCTGATTGGTGTGTTTTCGGGCAAATCAAAATATCTGATCTATCGGAAGTCTATAAACTAAATTGTGAATTAGAACAAAAGCTTTACTTTAATATTCCCCAAACTATATCTCATAACTTTGAAGTAATTATGTTAATTCAAAAACTTAAAAACGAACTACCATCCTTGAATGAAAAATTAGAAGAAGTTGTGGATTGGTGGAAATATAATGGTGGAGAGTGGGCTGAAGAATTAAGAGATATTATAATGGAATATCGCCATATTGGCTACGACTGGACATTTGAGCGGCGATTTCTCTATGATAAAAGTTTTGAAGTGCTAGAGCAGTATTATCAAGCTAATAAGTTGCTAATGGATTGCCTGAATAATAGTAGAGTG
- a CDS encoding plasmid mobilization protein, which produces MKNSYIQPTLFDLEPYSVNPELDPIHLINKVTASLTVYLTPTEKAQLEENASRESMSVSEKVREVIQPWIQELN; this is translated from the coding sequence ATGAAAAATTCCTATATCCAGCCAACTCTTTTTGACCTGGAACCCTACTCAGTTAACCCTGAATTAGACCCTATTCATCTGATCAACAAAGTAACTGCATCACTCACAGTCTATCTGACTCCAACGGAGAAGGCGCAACTTGAGGAGAACGCTTCCCGTGAAAGTATGAGTGTGAGCGAAAAAGTGCGTGAAGTAATTCAGCCTTGGATACAAGAACTGAACTAA